The genomic segment gtgagtcttaaggaggcgttggaatgtggtcagggactgggcagtcctgacatctgtaggaaggtcattccaccactgcggagcaagggtggagaaggagcgggctctggaggcaggggagcgtagcggaggtagagccagtcttctagtgaaggcagagcggagaggtcgagtgggggtgtagggagagatgagggtctggaggtagctgggtgcagtctggtcaaggttACTCAGTTGGTTCCTGGGCATCCCAGAACATccctattaaataaataaaatgatccaGTAACAGGATGATAACATACTTCAGCCATTAAAGGCTCACATCAAATTACATAAGGGGTTCTGTGGTTGCAGTGGATATGAAAAAATTCCAATAATTGCCACAACCCTACAATCAATCTTGGGGacataaaaacaataatgaaTGCCATATGATCCAGACGGAgatctatactgtatttaaacacttGCTAATTGTATTCGTCTTTTTACTGAATTTGCACATTTGTCAATTTGATTGGAAGTACCTGAAATCAAGGTATTGaatgtaaatacaaaatacacaatttaattGTAACAGGTATCCGTCGTGTTATCTTTGCTGCTTAGTAACAGTGATAGTTCTGCATATACATCTTCAGAACTACATCCCCCAGAGTTCCTGCCTGTTGATTTGACGACATCATAGTGGGCAGTcggactgcaaaaaaaaaaaaaaaagaaaagctcaaAATTAACGGCCAGAGGAAACTACATAGAtgaatatgtttgttttatttatttatttatttatttagtttagttttgtaaacaaacagtaaacGGTCAGTATTCTTTTAGCAGATCCATGTTAGCTACGCTCGTCTCGGTAGCCTGGAGGTGTCATATACTGAAATTTGCAGCTACATGGTAAGTAGTTATTCATCCGTGTAAAATAGGTATACTAGTAGTACTGCAGTCTGCATGGTAAACCACGGGGGGAGGGGAATCATGCAATTAAATGGTATTGATTGGAATTATTAATATACGATTGTTGTGTAATGGCAGATGTGTATAGGATCCGTTGCTATCATGCCCGCTTGGAAAAATGTTGTTATTAATGCTAGTTTACTTGTGATACATATAACGTACTACGGTGTGCATGCCAgaattaaaaataagtaaattattgaataaatacataaatattgaaataaataaatacatgcattctgtgcaatactgtactgtattgcacGGAAATAACATTATGAGGGACTGATTTCGCTGTTGActgatatttttaaatgaacaattacgtgtattctaaaataaatacaccatTTTATATGAATTTCTCTGTATTTCTGTGATATTTTGCACTTGTTTTTGTCATACACTGGCAGCAGTCACACATTTACAgagaatattttttattaaaacggACGTGTTCAGTCCCTGTAATCAAGTTCACATGACTATTATGTAAGTTTGACACCAGTTGTGTGTACTGCTTTTTAGACTTCGCCTTTCTAACTGAGTTATGTAACATTTTAGCATTGTGttaaaaccagggtaaactggtTTTCCTGTTATGACCTTTCCGTAAAACCAATCAATATCTGAAACGAAGGTCCAGGTTATAGTTTAGTTGACTGAAATATGAGAAAAACTAGGCAAAGGGAAAAACGGCGTGGGTCAACAATGAAACAGCAAGTAAAAGTAACGCTTTAGTTTTGTGAACTTGCTTCTACTTGTGTGTGATGCTGATGAAGTAAGCAAACCTTCAGAGTGATGTGGTCATGTACTGATATGATCCCTAACAAGCTTCATAAAAGCTTCCAATAGCTTTAATGATGCATAGTCTGTAACCATGTTGACATTATACCGAGGTCAAAGTTAGGTTTCAAGCTGtagctggcagtatttagatgactgcttggtatttactattcgaCCTCCAAATCtgtgttacacggcaaaccagcAGAGAAAattactttaccagaatttttacatgagcatcagcaacCAATGACCTcatgtcctcatagctagttacagccATGACTGTAATCCCTGTGGAACACAAGACAGAAGTGTTCAGCTGCGCTTTCCCTGTAGCCATCACactttatgtctttttttttgtcttccagTATAATTTCTTTTAAGCAATGGCCAGTATTTCAGAGCCAGAAAAGAGCCCATTGTTCAGGCAGGAGAAGAAGGGAGGGGTCACATACAGAATTCCGTCCCTCCTCTACCTCAGCACCTCAAAAACCTTCCTTGCTTTCTCTGAGAAGCGCTCCACTCCTGCAGACAGTGATGCTGAATGCCTGGTGATGAGGAGAGGCACTTTCCAAGATGGGTCTGTTcaagtaagtttatttttttttattgatttatttattcagagTAATACAGTGCATATAAAATGTGCATCTCCCTGTTAAAAGTCAGTTTCATTGGGCAAATCAGCAGATCTGGCAAAAATTTGAAAAAGGCTGATTTATCTAAACTGTTATACAGCATAAGTAATGAGACCGTGTGGCTTCAGATGCTCAAATAAGCTAGCTGCCTTTTTGTACTGTTACAAGTTACATTCTTAATTCATTGTCAGTGACATAATATTTGATGTGACCTCCTTTAGATTTATCACATCTTTCTACAGCATGTACAAGTATTTTGCACAACTTCTTTCAGCACAATTTCCAGCTGCTCATAAGTGAAGACAGTCTTCTTTTCCATAACCTATTCAGGGCTGTGGACAACATATCTGATGTTTCCATTCCAGTGATATTGCATTGAAGCTGGGAGTAACTGTCCTTTTTGTTTCCAGTGGGAATCCAAGCAGGAGCTGCTAACAGCACGTCTATGTGGATTTCGCACTATGAACCCCTGCCCAGTCTACGAGAAGAAATCCAGAGTCCTATTCCTTTTCTTTATCTGCGTACGGGGAAAAATATCAGAGCAGCGCCAGATAAGAACAGGAAGAAATGAAGCCAGGCTTTGTTACATCCGCAGCACAGACTTTGGAGAGAGTTGGGGTGACATCAAGGATTTAACAAGAGATGTGATTGGCGCCGAGGTGGAAAATTGGGCGACCTTTGCAGTGGGACCAGGCCATGGGGTTCAGTTACAATGTGGGAGGTTGATTATACCAGCATATGTCTATTATATCACGTGCAGGTGCTGGTGTCTGCATTTCCCCTGCTGCGTCAAGCCTCATGCTTTCTCGTTCTACAGTGACGACTGCGGTCAAACATGGCACGTGGGCAAAGTCATTCAAGGGTTAAAAACAGGAGAGTGCGAAATGGCAGAACTTGTGGACCAAAATGGCAGGAGCCACCTGTACTGCAATGCCCGCTCATCGTCCAGGCACAGGGTAGAAGTCTTGAGCGAGAAAAAAGGTGCAGAATTCAGCAAGCCTCATCTGGCTCCAAAGCTAGTGGAACCGCACAATGGTTGCCAAGGAAGTGTTGTCAGCTTCCCCAAGCCAGTAGAGTACACAGAGAATGAAACAGATGAAAGCAGTGAGAATACCCGTTCACAGGCCAATACAGCCAGCAACACTTGGCTCCTGTATTCTCACCCAACCAACAGGAGGAAAAGGGCAGACTTGGGGATCTACCTGAACCGATCCCCCTTGGACACCTCCTGCTGGGAGAGTCCTTGGGTTGTCAGTCGTGGACCAAGCGGTTACTCTGATCTGGCTCACTGCGAAGGAACAAAGTGGTTTGCCTGCCTGCTGGAGTGTGGCGCCAAGAGCGAGCTGGAAGAGATTGCATTTGTGCGTTTCACTCTTGAAGAAGTGATGGAAAAAGGCACAGGGAAATAATACCTTAGCTGGCATTTGGAATTATGATTCATTCTGGGTGTGGGATCCAATCTTGGTCAGAACAGTTTagaatcctgttttttttgtttaagtgcaggaactttttttt from the Acipenser ruthenus chromosome 9, fAciRut3.2 maternal haplotype, whole genome shotgun sequence genome contains:
- the LOC117405498 gene encoding sialidase-3-like codes for the protein MASISEPEKSPLFRQEKKGGVTYRIPSLLYLSTSKTFLAFSEKRSTPADSDAECLVMRRGTFQDGSVQWESKQELLTARLCGFRTMNPCPVYEKKSRVLFLFFICVRGKISEQRQIRTGRNEARLCYIRSTDFGESWGDIKDLTRDVIGAEVENWATFAVGPGHGVQLQCGRLIIPAYVYYITCRCWCLHFPCCVKPHAFSFYSDDCGQTWHVGKVIQGLKTGECEMAELVDQNGRSHLYCNARSSSRHRVEVLSEKKGAEFSKPHLAPKLVEPHNGCQGSVVSFPKPVEYTENETDESSENTRSQANTASNTWLLYSHPTNRRKRADLGIYLNRSPLDTSCWESPWVVSRGPSGYSDLAHCEGTKWFACLLECGAKSELEEIAFVRFTLEEVMEKGTGK